The following are from one region of the Salvia splendens isolate huo1 chromosome 2, SspV2, whole genome shotgun sequence genome:
- the LOC121792790 gene encoding cell division cycle 5-like protein yields MRIMIKGGVWKNTEDEILKAAVMKYGKNQWARISSLLVRKSAKQCKARWYEWLDPSIKKTEWTREEDEKLLHLAKLMPTQWRTIAPIVGRTPSQCLERYEKLLDAACAKDENYEPGDDPRKLRPGEIDPNPESKPARPDPVDMDEDEKEMLSEARARLANTRGKKAKRKAREKQLEEARRLASLQKRRELKAAGINLRHKKRKRKGIDYNAEIPFEKRPPPGFYDIADEDRPAELVKFPTTIEELEGERRVDKEARLRKQDIARNKIAERQDAPSAILQANKLNDPEAVRKRSRLNLPAPQIPDHELEAIAKMGIASDLLGNEELTEGNAATRALLANYAQTPRYGMTPGRTPQRTPAGKQDAIMMEAENQRRLTLSQTPLLGGDNPMLHPSDFSGVTPKKKDIATPNPLMTPSATPGGATPAGPGLTPRIGMTPTRDVYAVGLTPKGTSMRDELRINEDIDMHDISKVRQSDSKKELIFGLKNLPQPKNDYQIVIQPLAEEDEELEEKIEEDMSDRIAREKAEEEARQQALLKKRSKVLQRELPRPPVASLDLIRNTLMRSDEDKSSVVPSTLVEQAEELIRKELLSLLEHDNIKYPLDEKATKEKKKGKRAAKDNSIDVPTIDEFEEDELKEADKFIEDEVQYLRVAMGHENESFEGYVEAHKTCLDDMMYFPTRDGFGLASVANHAEKLSSLQNEFEHVKKKMDDETKKAQRHEQKIKVLTNGYQMRCNKLWAQLEATFKQMDTAGTELECFQALSKQETLAATYRISNLWEEVQKQKDLERTLQKRYGDRMAELESIQHLVKAYRLQAERDLENAAKDNDTAMDAIDTTQDQSVAPDLEAHKDVATQEPDAAEEKAAVTKDKVEADAVAAGDEVVAPTAEPEVQDSDETKGLDVEMESRSKDENDATEENAESTTAELQVAEESAGEA; encoded by the exons GTACTCCATCACAGTGCTTGGAGAGATATGAAAAGCTTTTGGATGCGGCCTGTGCCAAGGATGAGAACTATGAACCTGGTGATGACCCTAGAAAATTGCGCCCTGGAGAGATTGACCCCAATCCAGAATCGAAGCCTGCTCGTCCTGATCCCGTAGAtatggatgaagatgaaaaGGAGATGCTTTCTGAAGCTCGGGCTCGGTTAGCCAACACTAGGGGTAAGAAGGCCAAAAGGAAAGCCCGAGAGAAGCAGCTTGAAGAGGCTCGCAGGCTTGCTTCATTGCAGAAAAGAAGAGAGCTTAAAGCTGCTGGAATTAACCTTCGCCAtaagaagagaaagagaaaaggaaTTGATTACAATGCTGAAATTCCTTTTGAAAAGAGACCTCCACCTGGCTTTTATGATATTGCTGATGAAGATCGGCCTGCTGAATTAGTCAAGTTTCCAACAACAATCGAGGAGTTGGAAGGTGAAAGAAGAGTTGACAAAGAAGCTCGATTGAGAAAGCAGGACATCGCAAGAAATAAAATAGCAGAGAGGCAGGATGCTCCATCTGCAATTTTGCAAGCAAATAAACTTAATGATCCTGAAGCAGTTCGAAAAAGGTCCAGGTTAAATCTCCCAGCCCCACAGATTCCTGACCATGAGTTGGAGGCAATTGCTAAGATGGGAATTGCTAGTGATCTTCTTGGAAATGAAGAACTTACAGAAGGAAATGCTGCAACTCGTGCTCTTCTTGCAAATTATGCCCAGACTCCGAGATATGGAATGACTCCAGGGAGAACCCCTCAAAGGACTCCTGCAGGAAAGCAGGATGCCATTATGATGGAAGCAGAGAATCAGCGAAGGCTGACTTTGTCTCAGACTCCATTGCTTGGTGGGGATAATCCGATGCTGCACCCTTCAGACTTTTCTGGTGTGACTCCAAAGAAAAAGGATATTGCAACACCAAATCCTCTAATGACTCCATCTGCTACTCCTGGAGGTGCTACTCCTGCAGGCCCTGGTCTCACTCCTAGAATCGGGATGACACCCACACGTGATGTATATGCTGTTGGTTTGACTCCAAAAGGAACTTCAATGAGGGATGAGCTGCGCATAAATGAAGATATTGATATGCATGACATTTCCAAAGTGAGGCAGTCTGATTCAAAAAAGGAACTCATTTTTGGTCTGAAAAATCTCCCACAACCCAAGAATGACTACCAAATAGTTATTCAACCATtagctgaagaagatgaagaactTGAAGAGAAGATCGAGGAAGACATGTCGGACagaattgctagagagaaggccgaggaagaagcaaggcaacaAGCATTACTCAAGAAAAGGTCAAAAGTACTGCAGAGGGAGCTGCCAAGACCTCCTGTGGCTTCGTTAGACCTCATTAGAAACACTTTGATGAGATCTGATGAAGACAAGAGTTCCGTTGTCCCGTCAACTTTAGTTGAGCAGGCTGAAGAATTAATAAGAAAGGAGCTTTTGTCTTTGCTAGAGCATGATAATATAAAATATCCCCTGGATGAGAAAGCAaccaaggagaagaagaaaggaaaacgTGCTGCAAAAGATAATTCCATAGATGTGCCAACAATTGATGAGTTTGAAGAAGATGAGCTGAAAGAG GCTGATAAATTTATAGAAGATGAGGTCCAATATCTACGTGTTGCTATGGGCCATGAGAATGAATCTTTTGAAGGCTATGTGGAAGCACATAAAACATGCTTAGATGATATGATGTACTTCCCTACACGTGATGGCTTCGGTCTAGCAAGTGTTGCCAACCATGCGGAGAAACTTTCCTCCCTGCAAAATGAATTTGAACatgtgaagaagaagatggacGATGAGACTAAAAAAGCACAACGGCATGAGCAGAAGATTAAAGTTCTAACTAATGGTTATCAG ATGAGGTGTAACAAACTTTGGGCGCAATTGGAGGCAACCTTCAAGCAGATGGACACTGCAGGAACCGAGCTAGAATGCTTCCAAGCTTTGAGTAAGCAAGAAACTCTAGCGGCAACATACAGGATCAGCAACCTCTGGGAAGAGGTTCAGAAGCAGAAGGACCTTGAGCGCACTTTACAGAAACGGTACGGAGATCGGATGGCTGAACTAGAAAGCATTCAGCATTTGGTAAAAGCATATAGACTGCAAGCAGAAAGGGATCTTGAAAACGCTGCAAAAGACAACGACACTGCCATGGATGCCATTGATACAACTCAAGATCAATCTGTTGCACCTGATCTTGAAGCTCACAAGGACGTAGCAACGCAAGAGCCCGATGCAGCTGAAGAGAAAGCTGCTGTCACCAAGGACAAGGTCGAGGCTGATGCTGTTGCAGCTGGAGATGAGGTGGTTGCACCTACTGCCGAGCCTGAAGTGCAAGATAGTGATGAGACGAAGGGCCTGGATGTGGAGATGGAATCGAGATCCAAGGATGAAAATGATGCTACGGAAGAGAATGCAGAATCAACCACTGCTGAGTTGCAAGTAGCAGAGGAGAGTGCTGGTGAAGCATAG